The following proteins are co-located in the Vidua macroura isolate BioBank_ID:100142 chromosome 1, ASM2450914v1, whole genome shotgun sequence genome:
- the TRPA1 gene encoding transient receptor potential cation channel subfamily A member 1: protein MPAPAGSPPPAFPAFPASPAAAGALPSLAVSPRRSPERTGRALLGAGRAGGMKRSLLRLCRSREKAAASSAYQGVVCEADAASVASQDVFKVISDGSACRLRSFIKKNRSGLTKVDELNATPLHHAAEGGQIELMQLIIDDSSCEVLNVMDSSGNTPLHWATKKNQVESVRLLLSRGANPNILNSNMMAPLHMAVQSLHNEIVKVLVQHSSTDVNLEGEAGNTPIIVACYKDNPEALTLLIENGGKICKPNKTGCMPIHAAAFSGAKTCLEILLKKGEELGHSAKTHINFTNNGKCSPLHLAVQSGDLEMIKMCIEFGAQIDLKQNEKCTALHFAATQGATEIVKLMISSYAGEESIIDAVDGNKETLLHRTALFDHYELAEYLISMGANIDSVDIEGRSPLLLATSCASWKIVNLLLSKGANVSLKDHLGRNFLHLTVLQPGGLQHLNEKYLQMEHIKNLVVDEDNEGCTPLHYACRQGVALSVNNLLSLNVSIYSKSRDKKSPLHFAASYGRINTCQRLIRDMKDTRLLNEGDKKGMTPLHLAAQNGHEKVVQFLLKRGALFLCDYKGWTALHHAAFGGYTRTMQIILDTNVKCTDRVDEEGNTALHLAAREGHAKAVRLLLDYGAKILFNKAVASFFHEAIHNRRKDVVSAVILHKRWEEAVVTFSHSSSANKCPLLEMVEYLPDSFKLVLDNCIIESSEEKTSRDFYIEYNFRYLQCPLTLNRKVKDGEDIFYEPLTTLNAMVRHNRMELLSHPVCKEYLLMKWMAYGFRAHLMNLGIYSLGLIPLTLLVTHIQPGRPLNGTELYEARPLEYKDSYFTRVCMCLVLIMSLLGICKEIFQLIQQKLKYLLDYSNLLDWTIYTTSIIFVSSLFINTPAHLQWECGAIAVYLSWMNFLLYLQRFENYGIYVVMFWEILRTLIRIAVVFFFLILAFGLSFFVLLGSQQTYSTPLLSVMKTFAMMLGDINYHDAFLDPLLSNELPYPFLSYTVLIIFTLLIPILLMNLLIGLAVGDIAEVQKYAALKRIAMQVNLHTNLEKKLPFWFLSRVDQESITVYPNRPRYCGFMSVFQYCFGCEDSTTYAQSPDTTLELEVLKQKYRLKDISTLLEKQHDLIKLIIQKMEIVSEAEDEDSNDLFQHKFRKRQLEHKNSKWDTVLKAVKTNVPNPRTEKNNSFF, encoded by the exons ATGCCCGCCCCGGCGGGATCGCCCCCgcctgctttccctgctttccccgcctcccccgccgccgccggggccctGCCGTCACTCGCTGTGTCGCCTCGCAGGTCGCCGGAGCGGACGGGGCGGGCGCTGCTCGgagccgggcgggcgggcggcatGAAGCGCTCTCTGCTGCGGCTCTGCCGCTCGCGGGAGAAGGCGGCCGCGTCCAGCGCCTACCAGGGCGTCGTGTGCGAGGCGGATGCCGCCTCCGTGGCCTCGCAGGATGTCTTCAAG GTTATTTCAGATGGAAGTGCCTGTAGGCTACGGAGCTTCATTAAGAAGAATCGTTCTGGGCTTACAAAAGTGGATGAATTAAATGCCACCCCACTTCATCATGCTGCAGAAGGAGGGCAAATAGAACTCATGCAGTTGATCATAGATGATTCTTCCTGTGAAG TATTAAATGTGATGGATTCTTCTGGAAATACCCCACTGCACTGGGCCACGAAGAAAAACCAGGTTGAAAGTGTTCGTTTGCTTCTCAGCAGAGGAGCCAATCCAAACATTCTCAACTCCAATATGATGGCACCTTTGCATATGGCTGTTCAGTCCCTGCACAATGAAATTGTGAAG GTTTTAGTCCAACATAGCAGTACAGATGTTAACTTGGAAGGTGAAGCAGGGAACACACCTATAATTGTAGCGTGTTACAAGGACAATCCTGAAGCGCTGACACTCCTG attgaaaatggaggaaaaatatgtaaaccaaacaaaacaggaTGTATGCCTATCcatgcagcagcattttcaggtGCAAAAACATGTCTGgaaattcttttgaaaaaag GTGAAGAATTGGGTCACTCTGCTAAAACCCACATCAATTTTACCAATAATGGAAAGTGCAGTCCACTTCATTTGGCAGTTCAGAGCGGTGACCTCGAAATGATTAAAATGTGCATTGAATTTGGAGCTCAAATTGATCTAAAACAG AACGAAAAATGCACAGCACTTCATTTTGCTGCCACTCAAGGAGCAACAGAGATTGTAAAGCTAATGATATCATCCTATGCTGGGGAGGAATCCATTATTGATGCTGTAGATGGGAACAAGGAAACATTGCTTCACAG AACAGCACTATTTGATCATTATGAACTGGCGGAGTATTTGATTTCAATG GGGGCTAATATTGATAGTGTTGACATAGAAGGTCGATCCCCACTTCTGCTggccacttcctgtgcatcatGGAAAATTGTGAATTTACTGCTTTCGAAAG GAGCAAACGTGTCATTAAAAGATCATCTTGGTCGGAATTTCTTGCATTTGACCGTATTGCAGCCTGGAGGACTACAGCATCTGAATGAGAAATATCTGCAG ATGGAACATATTAAAAATCTTGTCGTGGATGAAGATAATGAAGGATGCACTCCGTTGCATTATGCATGCAGACAAGGTGTGGCCCTCTCTGTAAATAATTTACTCAGCCTCAACGTTTCCATCTACTCTAAGAGCAGGGACAAGAAGTCGCCATTACACTTTGCTGCCAG CTATGGGCGCATCAATACTTGTCAACGACTTATAAGAGATATGAAAGACACAAGACTTTTGAATGAAGGTGATAAGAAGGGAATGACTCCCCTTCATTTGGCAGCCCAGAATGGTCATGAGAAGGTAGTTCAATTTCTTCTGAAGAGAGGGGCTCTCTTCCTCTG TGATTATAAAGGCTGGACAGCCCTGCATCATGCTGCCTTTGGAGGATACACTCGCACAATGCAGATAATTTTGGATACTAATGTGAAGTGTACTGACAGAGTGGATGAAGAAGGG AACACAGCTTTGCACTTGGCTGCACGAGAAGGACATGCAAAAGCAGTGAGGTTACTTCTTGACTATGGCGCGAAAATTCTGTTCAACAAAGCAGTAGCTTCTTTTTTCCATGAAGCAATACACAATAGGAGAAAAGACGTGGTGTCTGCTGTCATTTTGCACAAAAG ATGGGAAGAAGCTGTTGTGACTTTCTCTCACTCTTCCAGTGCCAATAAGTGTCCTTTGCTGGAAATGGTTGAGTATCTTCCTGATTCATTTAAA CTGGTGTTGGACAACTGCATAATTGAGTCTTCAGAGGAAAAGACAAGTCGAGACTTCTAT ATTGAATATAACTTCAGATATCTTCAGTGTCCCTTGACACTTAACAGGAAAGTAAAGGATGGTGAAGATATTTTCTATGAACCACTTACAACTTTAAAT GCCATGGTGCGCCACAATCGCATGGAGCTACTCAGCCATCCTGTGTGTAAAGAATATTTGCTTATGAAATG GATGGCCTATGGGTTTCGAGCACATTTAATGAATTTAGGCATATATTCTCTTGGTCTCATCCCCCTGACTCTTCTGGTCACTCACATTCAACCAGGAAGACCTTTGAATGGAACAGAGCTCTATGAAGCAAGACCATTAGAATACAAG gACTCATACTTCACAAGGGTGTGTATGTGTTTAGTTTTAATTATGAGTTTACTGGGCATctgcaaagaaatatttcagctgatTCAGCAG aaattgaaatatttgttgGATTACTCCAATTTACTGGACTGGACCATTTATACTACAAGCATAATTTTTGTGTCTTCTTTATTCATTAATACACCAGCTCATTTGCAGTGGGAATGTGGAGCAATTGCTGTATACTTGTCTTGGATGAACTTCTTGCTTTATCTTCAACG ATTTGAGAACTATGGAATCTATGTTGTGATGTTCTGGGAAATTTTGAGGACTTTGATTCGGAttgctgtggttttctttttcctgatacTGGCCTTTGGGCTGAGTTTCTTTGTCCTTTTGGGTTCACAG CAAACGTACAGCACACCTCTGCTTTCCGTAATGAAGACATTTGCAATGATGCTGGGAGACATTAATTACCATGATGCATTCCTTGATCCTTTACTAAGCAATGAATTGCCATATCCATTCCTGAGTTATACAGTTCTCATTATATTTACCTTGCTTATTCCAATCCTCCTTATGAACTTGCTA ATTGGTTTGGCTGTTGGTGATATCGCTGAAGTACAAAAATATGCTGCACTCAAAAGGATTGCAATGCAG GTTAATCTCCATACCAACTTAGAGAAGAAGCTGCCTTTTTGGTTCTTAAGTCGGGTGGACCAGGAATCAATCACTGTATATCCCAACAGGCCGAGATATTGTGGATTTATG AGTGTGTTCCAATACTGCTTTGGGTGTGAGGACTCTACCACGTATGCACAGAGCCCTGATACAACACTAGAACTGGAAGTTCTGAAGCAGAAATACAG GCTCAAAGATATATCAACATTGTTGGAAAAGCAACATGACCTCATTAAACTGATTATCCAAAAAATGGAGATAGTGTCAGAGGCTGAGGATGAAGACAGCAATGATTTATTTCAGCACAAATTTAGGAAAAGGCAGTTAGAGCACAAGAATAGCAAATGGGAtacagtgttaaaagctgttaaAACAAATGTGCCTAAcccaagaacagaaaagaacaatAGCTTCTTCTAG